Sequence from the Pseudomonadota bacterium genome:
GTTGCCGAGGTGGCCGAGGTAACGGACCTCGACGGTCATGGCCTAGGCGGAGTCCTTCGCCGCTATCTCGCGCAAAGCCTGCTCGAACACTTCGGTCGGTTGACCGCCCTGCAGGAGGTGACGCTCGTTGAGGATGATGGCAGGCACCGCGTGGATGCCATGCTGGTGATAGAAGCCTTCACGGCCGCGCACTTCGTCGGCGTACTCGTCGCTGGCCAGCACCGCCGCGGCGCGCAGGGCGTCGAGACCGACGGACTCGGCGACGGCCAGCAGCACGGCGTGATCGCCGGGGCTCAAGCCCTGGGTGAAGTAGGCGTCGAACAGCGCGTGTTTCAATTCATGCTGTTTGCCTTCGCCGAACGCCCACGCCAGCAGCCGGTGGGCGTCGAAGGTGTTGTAGATACGGTCGCGCTTGTCCATGCGGAATTCGAAGCCGAGCTCGGCGCCGCGCGCGCGAATAGCCTCGCGGTTGCGCGCGGTGTCGGCCGGTCCCATGCCGTACTTCTGCATGATGTGCTCATCGAGATCCTGGCCTTCCGGCGGCATCTGCGGATTGAGCTCGAAGGGCTGGAATTCGAGTTCCACTTCGAGTTCGGGCCCGATGCGCTCGATGGCCTGTTCGAGCGCGCGCAGGCCGATGATGCACCACGGGCAGGAGACATCGGAGACGAAGTCGATTTTCATGTGCGTGGGCATGGCGGATCTCCTGCTGAAGGTCTGCCATTATTGCGCGCCCTGCCCGTGCGCTGGAAGAAAGAGGGGGGCGGGCCGGCGTTGCGAGGAGGCGGTGAAAAGCCGTTTGACACCGCAGTCATGGGCTGCCTAGCATCCCGGCGAAGCGCGCCACGCGCTGCCTGCTCAATGCCAGCAACCGGCCCAGATGGACAACGGAGGCCCCATGCGCACCAGCACTGCACCCGCCCGCACGCCGATATTGACCAGGCTCGTCGCTTTGAGCGCCCTACTGTTGAGCTGCGCCCAGAGTAACGCCGCGTTCGTGGAAGCTGCCGGGCAGTTTTCCTGGGGAACCTTGGAGGTCTCGCTGTTGGGCTCGCCGACGCTCGACTATGAGATCAGCAATGCATTCGGCACCGCCCATGCAGATTCGACGGGCTTGCCCTCGCAGACCCGCACGCTCAGCGACTGGACGACATTTGGCGGGGCCGCCAACGGTGGCGCGTCCACGACCCTCAACAACGCCGTCATCTTCGTTATCGCCAAAGCGCTGACCGAGCCTGGTGCGCGGCCGCTCACGACGGATGTGGCGCAAGGCTCGCGCGCAGCGGACTTCACCATCACCGGCAGCGGCTCCGGCACGATAGTGATCTCCATGGTGGCGGATCTGGAAATCGAGATAGCGGATGCCAAGGCCGGCGATTTCGGATTGAGCGCTGCCGGTGCCGCGACCATGCGCTTGAGCAAATATCGACCGGGCAGTGAGCAATTTGCCAGCGGCGACAACACCTATGCGCTGTCGCTCTTCCAAGCCGGCTTCAGCGCCAATCAAAATGCCCACGAACGCGCGGTGGTGGCGCTGGGTGTGCAGGCCGGCGATGTGCTGCATTTTTCGGCCACGGTGTCCGCAGAGATCACGTCCGGCAGCCTGGGGCCGGTCTCGGGAGGTGGCGCCGTCGTGCCCTTGCCGGCCAGCCTCTGGCTGCTGTCGGCGGCGATGGCAACCTTGGGCATGGTGCGTAAACGCGCGGTCTGAAATGACGAACGCGGCCGCTGCACGGCGGTCGCGCACCTGCGCCTGGCCCACGGGCCGTGCGTCGAGCGCCGACGGGCGAACGCGTTCTCGCCTGCGCTATTGCCAGCCGACGATCTGATAACCCTTGTCGGCGAGACAGCGCTCGACGTAGGCGCGATACGCGGGATTCGGCGCAGCCGGCACGAACAGTTTCTGCACCAGGTTGACCGCCGCGCCGGTGGCGGCGCCGATGCCCGCGCCCTGCCCGACATTGCCTGCGATCGCGCCGCCGATGGCGCCGGCCGCCGCGCCGGTGGCGGCGCCACGCACGGTGTCCTTGGCGACTTCGCCGGCGGGCCCGCCGTACTGGTTGGCGCCGGCGGCATTGGCCATGCGCGCGCATTCGGCGACGGCGGCATCGCTGACGCTGCGATCGCCGCCATTGGGTCCGGCGTAGATCACCGGTTGATTGCTGGCGCAGCCACCGAGCAGCAATGCGCCGAAGAGAAGCAGGTGTTTATGCATGATGATTCCCTGGCCTGGACGACGAAACTCGACGCGCGCTCCCGCGCATCGCCAGCAATCGAGAATAACAGAGCGCCGCACGCTGCGCCGTCACGCGCGGCCAGCGCCGTGACTGGCCCGCCAAGCTCGGCGCCACGCGCGCGGACGTCAACCCTCGGCCAGTTTCTCCATCGCCGTCGCCACGCCGTCGCCCACCGCGTTGAGGTGCGCGGCCACCGCCGCGCGGGCCGCTTGTGCATCGCCCGCGATGAGCGCCGCGCGTATTGCTTGATGGGCGGCACGCACCGGGCGTGAGAAGTACAGCGAGCCGAACGCGAGCTTGATGTAGAAGTCGCTGCGGTCCCACATGGTGGCGGCGATGGTGGTGGTCACCGGCGAGCGGGCGAGGCGATGGATGAAGGAATGGAACAGCAGGTTGAGGCGCCGATAGGTCGGATCGCGATCGCCGGGCTTGCCGGCCTTGGCCGTCACCTCGTCGATGTAGGCGCACAGCTGTTCGAATTCTTCGACTTCGGCGCCGCTGCGTCGCGCCGCCGCAAATGCGGTGACGGTGCCCTCGGCGGCGGCGAACAAGGCGAAGAAATCGCGCACTTCATTCGGCCGTGGCGTCACCACCCGACAGCCGACCTGCGGCACGATGTGTACGAAGCCGGCGCCGGCCAGGCGCTTGACGGCTTCCATCACCGGCACGCGGCTGCACGCCAGCTCGCGCGTCAGCTCGACCACCGAGAGCTTGTGCCCGGCGTCGTAATCCCCTTCCAGGAGGCGCGTCTTGATGTAGTCGTAGGCGGCGTCGGCGCGCGCGGCCGGGCTGCCGGCGCGCGCCGAGGCGAGGGTCTGATGATCGTAGGGATGGCTGCTCATGGGCGCGGCCCGCGGGACCGCGGCGACAGGAGGATGGGCATTGGCATACTAATATATTAGACTCCGTCGCCGGACGCGGTACCACCTTGGCGGCTGCCCGCGTCGTTGCCAGTTCGACCGACAGTTCATGGATGGCCCGCGTGCGGCTGCCGTCCGGGGAGATGATATGTCATGAAAATTCGCCTGGGCGCGTTCATGTTGCCTAGCGCCGGCGCCACGCCCGCCGACTTCGAGCGCGGCTTTGCCGGCCAGGATGCCAATTACTACCAGCGCGGTCTGGCCGATTGCGCGCGGCTGCTGCGCCAGGTCGAGGATCTCGGTTTCGATTTCTGCGCGTTTTCCGAGCATCACTTCCACCTCGAAGGCCTGGAGGTTTCCAACAACCCGGTGCTGCTCGGGCTGTGGGCGGCCATGCAGACCCGCCGCCTGCGCATCGGCCAGATGGGCAACGTGCTGCCGGCGCGCAATCCCATCCTGCTCGCCGAGGATCTGGCCATGCTCGACCAGATGTCGAACGGGCGGATGTGCGCCGGTTTCGCGCGCGGCTACCAGGCCCGCCACGTGATGACAGTCGGGCAAAAGATGAACGCGGCCTACACCGCCGCCAACGACCCGGACTTCGCGGAGCACGATCGGGTCAATCGCGAACTCTTCAACGAGCACTACGAGATCATCCGCAAGGCCTGGGCCGAGCCCATGTTCAGCCACCAGGGCGCGCACTGGAGTATTCCGCCGCGCGGTATTGCCTGGGATCACCCGGCAACGCGCGCGATGGCGCCGGGCATGGTCGACGAGCGCGGCGAACTTGCGCGCATCGGCATCGCGCCGCTCACCCTGCAGGTGCCGTCCAGCATCGAGACCTTCATGCCCTTCACCATGAGCCCGGCGACCATCGAGTGGTCGGCGCGGGAAGGCATCACCCCCATCATCTTCTCGCCCATCGAGGCCCACGCGCGCGGCGCCA
This genomic interval carries:
- a CDS encoding DsbA family oxidoreductase, coding for MPTHMKIDFVSDVSCPWCIIGLRALEQAIERIGPELEVELEFQPFELNPQMPPEGQDLDEHIMQKYGMGPADTARNREAIRARGAELGFEFRMDKRDRIYNTFDAHRLLAWAFGEGKQHELKHALFDAYFTQGLSPGDHAVLLAVAESVGLDALRAAAVLASDEYADEVRGREGFYHQHGIHAVPAIILNERHLLQGGQPTEVFEQALREIAAKDSA
- a CDS encoding VPLPA-CTERM sorting domain-containing protein encodes the protein MRTSTAPARTPILTRLVALSALLLSCAQSNAAFVEAAGQFSWGTLEVSLLGSPTLDYEISNAFGTAHADSTGLPSQTRTLSDWTTFGGAANGGASTTLNNAVIFVIAKALTEPGARPLTTDVAQGSRAADFTITGSGSGTIVISMVADLEIEIADAKAGDFGLSAAGAATMRLSKYRPGSEQFASGDNTYALSLFQAGFSANQNAHERAVVALGVQAGDVLHFSATVSAEITSGSLGPVSGGGAVVPLPASLWLLSAAMATLGMVRKRAV
- a CDS encoding GntR family transcriptional regulator, whose product is MSSHPYDHQTLASARAGSPAARADAAYDYIKTRLLEGDYDAGHKLSVVELTRELACSRVPVMEAVKRLAGAGFVHIVPQVGCRVVTPRPNEVRDFFALFAAAEGTVTAFAAARRSGAEVEEFEQLCAYIDEVTAKAGKPGDRDPTYRRLNLLFHSFIHRLARSPVTTTIAATMWDRSDFYIKLAFGSLYFSRPVRAAHQAIRAALIAGDAQAARAAVAAHLNAVGDGVATAMEKLAEG
- a CDS encoding LLM class flavin-dependent oxidoreductase, with the protein product MKIRLGAFMLPSAGATPADFERGFAGQDANYYQRGLADCARLLRQVEDLGFDFCAFSEHHFHLEGLEVSNNPVLLGLWAAMQTRRLRIGQMGNVLPARNPILLAEDLAMLDQMSNGRMCAGFARGYQARHVMTVGQKMNAAYTAANDPDFAEHDRVNRELFNEHYEIIRKAWAEPMFSHQGAHWSIPPRGIAWDHPATRAMAPGMVDERGELARIGIAPLTLQVPSSIETFMPFTMSPATIEWSAREGITPIIFSPIEAHARGAIDLYQQASGAAGRALEWGRGLGHFREIVVADTDAEAIAIQERGLGYIWTRWHDWFHFNEALRHPGEAGVIPNTPASMRERGYSLCGTVDTVARQLEAMIKMLNTDLIVPWMAAGPAPIDGLLKSNELLVEKVLPKLGIQLTQRKPTLRAEYDGRGWREQSEVCHGGA